The following proteins are encoded in a genomic region of Montipora foliosa isolate CH-2021 chromosome 8, ASM3666993v2, whole genome shotgun sequence:
- the LOC137967474 gene encoding neuropeptide SIFamide receptor-like isoform X2, with amino-acid sequence MNGPNNGTETNGTSDPSSIRQVPGYLSSNAQIAFTSAYAVTFLIAFFGNSFGLFIVLKKSTRRVTNLFIANMAIADLLLTLTAMPYQVAYLYKGTLWFGGILGIVTCKMLSYAVPISVAASVSTMMFISFERFYAVLSPLREAIFQRPKILSTMIWVLSFALMFPYAFLSNVIFVPVTNGYYCEIAPSKDLSQNEVYRVFKILHISIFVVVYALPLLITIVIYNLICRKVVHRKIPGNMTDSNRAVVEKSRRKVVRLLVVICVVFALCWFPTYINHFYMFVRPDQKHKLPRVVIFVFFWIGHANSAINPCLYILLNDGYRKALFALLRNLCGRGTNVVAAINPPALIKLDAKTQ; translated from the exons ATGAATGGCCCCAACAACGGCACAGAAACAAACG GAACAAGCGACCCCAGTTCCATACGACAAGTTCCTGGTTATTTATCATCGAACGCCCAGATTGCCTTCACATCAGCATATGCAGTTACCTTCTTGATAGCCTTTTTTGGCAATTCCTTTGGCTTGTTTATAGTGTTGAAAAAATCTACTAGACGTGTAACGAACCTCTTTATAGCAAATATGGCTATTGCCGATCTATTACTGACCTTAACAGCTATGCCATACCAAGTCGCATATCTTTACAAAGGAACTCTTTGGTTTGGAGGAATATTGGGAATCGTTACTTGCAAAATGCTGAGCTATGCTGTTCCTATTTCTGTAGCAGCTTCAGTGTCAACAATGATGTTCATTTCCTTTGAGAGATTTTACGCCGTACTCTCTCCTCTTCGAGAGGCGATTTTCCAAAGACCAAAGATCCTATCAACGATGATATGGGTTCTATCGTTTGCATTAATGTTCCCTTACGCGTTTCTTTCTAATGTGATATTTGTTCCGGTCACGAATGGTTACTATTGCGAGATAGCGCCCAGTAAAGATCTCTCACAGAATGAAGTTTATCGCGTATTCAAAATCCTTCACATATCAATTTTCGTAGTAGTGTACGCCTTGCCACTCCTCATAACTATCGTTATATACAATTTGATATGCCGTAAAGTGGTTCATCGTAAAATTCCAGGCAACATGACCGATAGCAACCGTGCCGTGGTTGAGAAGTCCAGGCGCAAGGTCGTGAGACTATTGGTTGTTATATGCGTTGTTTTCGCGCTGTGCTGGTTTCCAACttatatcaatcatttttacaTGTTTGTGCGGCCTGATCAAAAGCACAAACTACCACGTGTTgtcatttttgtatttttttggatAGGTCATGCAAACAGCGCTATTAATCCATGTCTGTATATACTTCTGAACGATGGTTATCGTAAGGCCCTTTTTGCGCTTTTAAGAAACTTATGCGGACGGGGAACAAACGTAGTTGCTGCGATAAACCCGCCAGCGCTGATCAAACTGGATGCGAAAACACAATAA
- the LOC137967474 gene encoding neuropeptide SIFamide receptor-like isoform X1: MGDQAQLWIKPVSGPSQGFHGGTSDPSSIRQVPGYLSSNAQIAFTSAYAVTFLIAFFGNSFGLFIVLKKSTRRVTNLFIANMAIADLLLTLTAMPYQVAYLYKGTLWFGGILGIVTCKMLSYAVPISVAASVSTMMFISFERFYAVLSPLREAIFQRPKILSTMIWVLSFALMFPYAFLSNVIFVPVTNGYYCEIAPSKDLSQNEVYRVFKILHISIFVVVYALPLLITIVIYNLICRKVVHRKIPGNMTDSNRAVVEKSRRKVVRLLVVICVVFALCWFPTYINHFYMFVRPDQKHKLPRVVIFVFFWIGHANSAINPCLYILLNDGYRKALFALLRNLCGRGTNVVAAINPPALIKLDAKTQ; the protein is encoded by the exons ATGGGAGATCAGGCGCAATTATGGATAAAGCCCGTTTCTGGACCCTCTCAAGGTTTTCACGGAG GAACAAGCGACCCCAGTTCCATACGACAAGTTCCTGGTTATTTATCATCGAACGCCCAGATTGCCTTCACATCAGCATATGCAGTTACCTTCTTGATAGCCTTTTTTGGCAATTCCTTTGGCTTGTTTATAGTGTTGAAAAAATCTACTAGACGTGTAACGAACCTCTTTATAGCAAATATGGCTATTGCCGATCTATTACTGACCTTAACAGCTATGCCATACCAAGTCGCATATCTTTACAAAGGAACTCTTTGGTTTGGAGGAATATTGGGAATCGTTACTTGCAAAATGCTGAGCTATGCTGTTCCTATTTCTGTAGCAGCTTCAGTGTCAACAATGATGTTCATTTCCTTTGAGAGATTTTACGCCGTACTCTCTCCTCTTCGAGAGGCGATTTTCCAAAGACCAAAGATCCTATCAACGATGATATGGGTTCTATCGTTTGCATTAATGTTCCCTTACGCGTTTCTTTCTAATGTGATATTTGTTCCGGTCACGAATGGTTACTATTGCGAGATAGCGCCCAGTAAAGATCTCTCACAGAATGAAGTTTATCGCGTATTCAAAATCCTTCACATATCAATTTTCGTAGTAGTGTACGCCTTGCCACTCCTCATAACTATCGTTATATACAATTTGATATGCCGTAAAGTGGTTCATCGTAAAATTCCAGGCAACATGACCGATAGCAACCGTGCCGTGGTTGAGAAGTCCAGGCGCAAGGTCGTGAGACTATTGGTTGTTATATGCGTTGTTTTCGCGCTGTGCTGGTTTCCAACttatatcaatcatttttacaTGTTTGTGCGGCCTGATCAAAAGCACAAACTACCACGTGTTgtcatttttgtatttttttggatAGGTCATGCAAACAGCGCTATTAATCCATGTCTGTATATACTTCTGAACGATGGTTATCGTAAGGCCCTTTTTGCGCTTTTAAGAAACTTATGCGGACGGGGAACAAACGTAGTTGCTGCGATAAACCCGCCAGCGCTGATCAAACTGGATGCGAAAACACAATAA
- the LOC137967700 gene encoding uncharacterized protein: protein MSVTKDEVSDLIQANNHQLMASFKEMLMDTAGQIKRANETSTEQQMKEIKKLKFQEPHYFKRKANEDQYKFNLKLAETFDSAKSAAEKSNLEKVKSDLEEGEKLLVERQKHILLADKSEYGWSTVEEYKHHDLAADSEDEKRIYSAERRARAVISSRKRKKSSAMAATKRSSPLRGSVSSPSSQFQTQSYQPATASSGFLPLRYNIGTCFACGKTGHWRSCCPAITKQSGSPTSK from the coding sequence atgtcggttaccaaagaCGAAGTGTCCGACCTAATTCAAGCCAACAACCATCAGTTAATGGCCTCCTTTAAGGAGATGCTCATGGACACTGCAGGTCAAATTAAGCGTGCCAACGAAACTTCGACAGAACAGCAAATGAAAGAGATcaagaaattgaaatttcaagaaccgcactactttaaaagaaaagccaACGAAGACCAGTATAAGTTTAATCTCAAACTTGCGGAGACCTTCGACAGCGCGAAGTCCGCCGCCGAGAAGTCCAACCTTGAGAAAGTGAAGTCCGACCTCGAAGAAGGTGAGAAATTGCTCGTGGAACGGCAAAAACATATTCTTCTTGCTGACAAGTCTGAATACGGTTGGAGTACGGTCGAAGAATACAAACATCACGATCTAGCAGCCGATTCGGAGGACGAAAAACGCATATACAGTGCTGAAAGACGCGCCCGTGCGGTTATATCATCTCGAAAGAGGAAGAAGTCTTCAGCAATGGCTGCGACCAAAAGATCTTCACCACTCCGTGGGTCGGTTTCGTCTCCAAGTTCCCAATTCCAAACTCAGTCCTACCAGCCAGCCACTGCCAGTTCTGGTTTCCTGCCGCTTCGCTATAACATTGGCACATGCTTCGCTTGTGGAAAGACCGGCCATTGGCGTTCTTGCTGCCCCGCGATTACAAAGCAGTCCGGCTCTCCAACTTCAAAGTGA
- the LOC137967448 gene encoding uncharacterized protein — MEECWQFPCCWAAIDGCHIPMKCPPGGLEACKEYHNFKNFYSIVLMGMVDSHYRFVWGSCGFPGNSHDAVIFRSTDLCSCIQNGFIPSIGKTEGDINIPPLMVGDSAFPLRTWLMKPFTNAVLTAQKRYFNYRLSRARMVSEGAYGQLKGRWRVLLRKSESSRDVVRMMTLACMVLHNICIMQGDSISRKLDLNSDGNGQKRNREDIRKLLQMRDCSSIRDTSFEANKVRDALCKKLWCEKETGEVC, encoded by the coding sequence ATGGAGGAATGTTGGCAATTTCCATGCTGTTGGGCAGCGATAGATGGGTGCCATATACCAATGAAATGCCCTCCGGGAGGGCTAGAGGCATGCAAAGAgtatcataattttaaaaatttttattcaATTGTTTTGATGGGAATGGTAGATTCACACTATCGATTTGTATGGGGCAGTTGTGGATTCCCAGGGAATTCCCATGACGCAGTTATATTTCGATCTACTGACCTTTGCAGCTGCATTCAAAATGGTTTTATCCCATCAATTGGAAAAACTGAAGGGGATATTAATATCCCTCCCCTTATGGTCGGAGACTCTGCATTCCCTTTGCGAACATGGTTGATGAAACCATTTACAAATGCAGTTTTGACAGCCCAGAAACGATATTTCAATTACCGTTTGAGCAGAGCCCGTATGGTCTCAGAAGGTGCCTATGGTCAATTGAAGGGGAGGTGGAGGGTTCTACTTCGCAAGAGTGAGAGCAGCCGAGATGTTGTTCGCATGATGACATTGGCATGCATGGTGCTGCATAACATATGCATAATGCAAGGGGATTCAATTTCCAGAAAGTTGGATTTGAACTCTGATGGAAATGGCCAAAAGCGAAACAGGGAGGATATTAGAAAGCTATTGCAGATGAGGGATTGCTCCAGTATCAGGGATACCTCTTTTGAGGCAAATAAAGTCAGAGATGCACTCTGCAAAAAACTGTGGTGTGAAAAAGAAACAGGGGAAGTCTGTTAA
- the LOC137967449 gene encoding uncharacterized protein: MERETLSNDNADCTGMETQETRNPSNQRDYLKRADKSEEDEDGPGEDDESNDEEVDNVIQHSTVEKGKRKSNKKPGRKPRWCPKSLDDLIDIIVNSTNYKTKLIFTNTKNQKNGLIHVKILEELEARASARGDKLSFTVNQLRTKFKKCISCCKQAALTVKTATGIKRFQEDRGYGKWFNALFEVVKTRDSCQPELALEPSSSGSSNKSFDDTDHIREDASDGGLFVPKRNVRKVQSSKHKLDSVTSQVMKVVEDVVNNDPTKDLINFMRDEMEKSRQHEMKLFELMLNHRASGSYGHCFDGVPPSSSMAYGTTGFYPTWQSGGGQSHVNQAFLPESSSGSPFPFDSGKYQPL, encoded by the exons ATGGAGCGTGAAACGCTCTCCAACGACAACGCTGATTGCACAGGGATGGAGACACAGGAAACAAGAAATCCTTCTAACCAGCGGGATTACCTAAAAAG GGCTGACAAATCTGAGGAGGATGAAGATGGCCCAGGTGAAGATGATGAATCTAATGATGAAGAAGTAGACAATGTGATTCAACATT CCACCGtagaaaaaggaaagagaaaaagcaacaaaaaaccGGGACGCAAGCCTCGGTGGTGTCCTAAAAGTCTGGATGATCTGATTGATATTATTGTCAATAGcacaaattacaaaacaaaattgatttTCACCAATACAAAGAACCAGAAAAATGGTCTAATTCATGTAAAAATTTTGGAGGAGTTGGAGGCAAGAGCATCAGCCAGAGGTGATAAGTTGTCATTTACTGTTAACCAGCTGCGAACCAAATTTAAGAAATGTATCAGTTGTTGTAAACAAGCAGCTCTGACTGTGAAAACTGCAACTGGCATTAAGCGATTCCAGGAAGATCGTGGTTATGGGAAATGGTTCAATGCCTTGTTTGAGGTGGTTAAAACGAGAGATTCCTGCCAACCTGAACTGGCACTAGAGCCTTCTTCATCAGGTAGCTCCAACAAATCATTTGATGACACTGATCACATCAGAGAAGATGCTTCTGATGGTGGACTTTTTGTTCCCAAAAGGAATGTCAGGAAGGTGCAGTCTTCAAAACACAAACTTGACAGTGTTACATCTCAGGTCATGAAAGTAGTTGAAGATGTGGTAAATAACGATCCAACCAAGGATCTCATCAACTTTATGAGAGACGAAATGGAGAAGTCGCGTCAGCATGAGATGAAATTATTTGAGCTCATGCTCAACCACAGAGCTAGTGGGAGCTATGGTCATTGCTTTGATGGTGTGCCTCCATCCTCCAGCATGGCATATGGCACAACAGGGTTTTACCCTACATGGCAGAGTGGAGGTGGGCAAAGCCACgtgaatcaagcatttctgccAGAGTCTTCCTCTGGAAGCCCTTTTCCATTTGATTCAGGGAAATACCAGCCCTTATAG